A single region of the Streptomyces sp. NBC_00236 genome encodes:
- a CDS encoding SCO4402 family protein encodes MGGMPLNDIPWWRWRSNVRSALHMLSDPVFHHECWLAGREGYGDVTDAVYRLVEDTWLDNWSAEKYVGTVFRDSGEAALVDVAVLRVLRIMHQVGADAPVSAYLEHHGWPEAVRAAREAHVLLATNDGEDPDVPPRSLDVLRIMTRS; translated from the coding sequence ATGGGCGGCATGCCGCTCAATGACATTCCGTGGTGGCGCTGGCGCAGCAACGTGCGCTCGGCGCTGCACATGCTCTCCGACCCCGTCTTCCATCACGAGTGCTGGCTGGCCGGCCGGGAGGGATACGGCGACGTCACCGACGCCGTGTACCGCCTGGTCGAGGACACCTGGCTCGACAACTGGTCCGCCGAGAAGTACGTCGGCACGGTCTTCCGGGACTCCGGTGAGGCCGCCCTCGTCGACGTCGCCGTGCTGCGGGTGCTGCGCATCATGCACCAGGTCGGCGCGGACGCCCCCGTCTCCGCCTACCTGGAGCACCACGGCTGGCCGGAGGCCGTCAGGGCCGCCCGCGAGGCCCATGTGCTGCTCGCCACGAACGACGGCGAGGACCCGGACGTCCCGCCGCGCTCACTGGACGTGCTCCGCATCATGACTAGGAGCTGA
- a CDS encoding transcriptional regulator, producing MAARPLVARQPNERLQALIQEAGCSNAGLSRRVNMVGAERGLDLRYDKTSVARWLRGQQPRGRAPGIIAEALGRKLGRTVTIDEIGMANGKNLASGVGLQFAPTVVGAIEQVCELWRSDVGRRDFLSGSAVASSALVEPSRDWLITGADPQVARVAGARVGMPDVEAVRATTAALVDLDHRFGSGHVRPVLVHYLNSVVSGLLSGAYRESTGRQLFAAVARLTELAGYMAIDTGQPGLAQRYYIQALRLAQAAGDRAYGGYVLAASMSHLAAQLGNPREIAQLARAAQEGARGRVTPRAEAMFYAAEARGHALLGDARTTQVVAGRALTALEQADPDSGDDPDWITHFDHAYLADELAHCHRDLGQAEAAARRAKEALGGLPESRARRRGIGLALLAAAQVQLREVEQACHTGTRAMELLGTVRSSRGTEYLDDLQQRLVPYGDEPAVREFGARLELQAA from the coding sequence ATGGCAGCCAGGCCTCTCGTCGCACGCCAGCCGAACGAACGGCTCCAGGCGCTCATTCAGGAAGCCGGATGCTCCAACGCGGGCCTCAGCCGCCGCGTCAACATGGTCGGGGCCGAGCGCGGGCTCGACCTCCGTTACGACAAGACCTCCGTGGCCCGCTGGCTGCGCGGGCAGCAACCACGCGGCAGGGCACCGGGCATCATCGCCGAGGCGCTCGGCCGCAAGCTCGGCCGTACGGTCACGATCGACGAGATCGGCATGGCCAACGGCAAGAACCTGGCCTCCGGCGTCGGCCTGCAGTTCGCCCCGACGGTGGTCGGGGCGATCGAGCAGGTCTGCGAGCTGTGGCGCAGCGACGTCGGCCGCCGCGACTTCCTGTCCGGTTCCGCGGTCGCGTCCTCGGCACTGGTCGAGCCCAGCCGGGACTGGCTGATCACCGGCGCGGACCCGCAGGTGGCGCGGGTGGCCGGGGCCCGGGTCGGGATGCCGGACGTCGAGGCGGTGCGGGCGACGACGGCGGCGCTGGTCGACCTGGACCACCGCTTCGGCAGCGGCCATGTGCGGCCGGTTCTGGTGCACTACCTGAACAGCGTGGTCTCCGGGCTGCTCTCGGGGGCGTACCGCGAATCGACCGGGCGGCAGCTGTTCGCCGCGGTGGCGCGGCTCACCGAGCTCGCCGGGTACATGGCGATCGACACGGGCCAGCCGGGCCTCGCCCAGCGCTACTACATCCAGGCGCTGCGCCTCGCCCAGGCGGCGGGCGACCGGGCCTACGGGGGCTATGTGCTGGCCGCCTCGATGAGTCATCTCGCGGCCCAGCTCGGCAATCCGCGGGAGATCGCCCAGCTGGCCAGGGCGGCGCAGGAGGGAGCGCGCGGCAGGGTGACGCCTCGGGCGGAGGCGATGTTCTACGCGGCGGAGGCGCGCGGCCACGCGCTGCTCGGGGACGCCCGTACCACGCAGGTGGTGGCCGGCCGGGCGCTGACGGCGCTGGAGCAGGCCGATCCGGACAGCGGGGACGATCCCGACTGGATCACACACTTCGACCACGCCTATCTCGCCGACGAGTTGGCGCACTGCCACCGTGACCTCGGCCAGGCGGAGGCGGCCGCGCGCCGGGCGAAGGAGGCCCTGGGCGGCCTTCCGGAGTCCCGCGCCCGCCGCCGCGGCATCGGCCTGGCCCTGCTGGCCGCGGCGCAGGTGCAGCTGCGCGAGGTGGAGCAGGCCTGTCACACCGGGACGCGGGCGATGGAGCTGCTGGGCACGGTGCGCTCCAGCCGGGGCACGGAGTATCTGGACGACCTGCAACAGCGCCTCGTGCCGTACGGGGACGAGCCCGCGGTACGGGAGTTCGGCGCCCGCCTGGAGCTCCAGGCGGCCTGA
- a CDS encoding ABC transporter substrate-binding protein — protein sequence MTGRRRPLSPRPFRLLTGAVAAGALLMTGCGVLPGASGDSREPVTVVTWAPSGAAGPDAANMAGMTAMAQTYARWINGEGGIDGHELRVVTCDEQDSSIGAGNCARRAVKEKAVAVLGSYSRHGRAFMAPLEVAGIPYIGGYGASEEEFRSYMSYPVTGGQSALLAGNAKQLAATCDQVSLVRPDTLGGDSQAWLLNTGLTEARRPAPVDVRADEGATSYDGAAGRALTGAGEDGGCVTAVLGDRTETFFDSFRRLEPAGGSVRISSVLGSIGQPLIDRTGGRDSPFEGAYVTGWYPAPGDTRWDLMRDVIGKHAFGDNRIDPDDTGVQTTWIAYTALKSIVESLDEAHITARKVTKALNKGTRVDTGGLTPALRWRYEDMIGSSSYPRIVNSKVTFQVVRDGRLVADSKGFVDVTKTLSDASATG from the coding sequence ATGACCGGACGGCGACGCCCCCTCTCCCCCCGCCCCTTCAGATTGCTCACCGGTGCGGTGGCGGCAGGGGCTCTGCTGATGACCGGCTGCGGTGTGCTCCCTGGGGCCTCGGGGGACTCCAGGGAGCCCGTCACCGTCGTGACCTGGGCCCCGAGCGGTGCCGCGGGGCCGGACGCCGCCAACATGGCCGGCATGACCGCGATGGCGCAGACGTACGCCCGCTGGATCAACGGCGAGGGCGGCATCGACGGGCACGAGCTGCGCGTGGTCACCTGCGACGAGCAGGACAGCTCGATCGGCGCGGGCAACTGCGCCCGCCGGGCGGTCAAGGAGAAGGCCGTCGCGGTCCTCGGCTCCTACAGCCGGCACGGGCGGGCGTTCATGGCACCGCTCGAAGTGGCCGGGATCCCGTACATCGGCGGCTACGGCGCCTCCGAGGAGGAGTTCCGGAGCTATATGTCCTACCCGGTCACCGGCGGCCAGTCGGCGCTCCTGGCGGGCAACGCGAAGCAGCTGGCCGCCACCTGCGACCAGGTCTCCCTGGTGCGTCCCGACACCCTGGGCGGCGACAGCCAGGCGTGGCTCCTCAACACCGGCCTCACCGAGGCCCGCCGGCCCGCACCGGTCGACGTCCGGGCGGACGAGGGGGCCACGTCGTACGACGGGGCGGCCGGGCGCGCACTGACGGGAGCGGGCGAGGACGGCGGCTGCGTGACGGCCGTGCTCGGCGACCGCACGGAGACCTTCTTCGACTCCTTCCGGCGGCTGGAGCCGGCCGGCGGATCGGTGCGGATCTCCTCGGTCCTCGGCAGCATCGGCCAGCCGCTCATCGACCGCACCGGCGGTCGCGACAGCCCGTTCGAGGGCGCGTACGTCACCGGGTGGTACCCGGCCCCCGGCGATACGCGCTGGGACCTGATGCGGGACGTGATCGGCAAGCACGCCTTCGGAGACAACCGCATCGATCCGGACGACACGGGCGTACAGACGACCTGGATCGCCTACACCGCCCTGAAGTCGATCGTCGAGTCGCTGGACGAGGCGCACATCACGGCCCGGAAGGTCACCAAGGCCCTCAACAAGGGCACCCGGGTGGACACGGGCGGCCTCACCCCCGCCCTGCGCTGGCGTTACGAGGACATGATCGGCTCGTCCTCGTATCCGCGCATCGTGAACAGCAAGGTGACGTTCCAGGTCGTGCGCGACGGCCGGCTGGTCGCCGACAGCAAGGGCTTCGTGGACGTGACGAAGACGCTGTCGGACGCCAGCGCGACCGGCTGA
- the purU gene encoding formyltetrahydrofolate deformylase, translating into MTAPQPADTAPEQYVLTLSCPDKQGIVHAVSSYLFMTGCNIEDSQQFGDHDTGLFFMRVHFSADSPVTPEKLRASFAAIGDSFRMDWQIHRSSERMRIVLMVSKFGHCLNDLLFRSRIGALPVDIAAVVSNHTDFAELVASYDIPFRHIPVNRENKAEAEAQLLELVREENVELVVLARYMQVLSDDLCKQLSGRIINIHHSFLPSFKGAKPYHQAHARGVKLIGATAHYVTADLDEGPIIEQEVERVGHGVTPDQLVAIGRDVECQALARAVKWHAERRILLNGRRTVIFA; encoded by the coding sequence ATGACCGCACCGCAGCCTGCTGACACCGCCCCCGAGCAGTACGTCCTCACCCTCTCGTGCCCCGACAAACAGGGCATCGTGCACGCCGTGTCGAGTTATCTCTTCATGACGGGCTGCAACATCGAGGACAGCCAGCAGTTCGGGGACCACGACACGGGTCTGTTCTTCATGCGCGTCCACTTCTCGGCGGACAGCCCGGTGACGCCGGAGAAGCTGCGGGCGAGCTTCGCGGCGATCGGTGACTCCTTCCGGATGGACTGGCAGATCCACCGTTCCTCGGAGCGGATGCGGATCGTGCTGATGGTCAGCAAGTTCGGCCACTGCCTCAACGACCTGCTGTTCCGGTCCCGGATCGGGGCCCTGCCGGTCGACATCGCGGCGGTCGTCTCCAACCACACGGACTTCGCCGAACTGGTCGCCTCGTACGACATCCCCTTCCGCCACATCCCCGTGAACAGGGAGAACAAGGCAGAGGCGGAGGCACAGCTGCTGGAGCTCGTGCGCGAGGAGAACGTGGAGCTCGTCGTCCTGGCCCGCTACATGCAGGTCCTCTCGGACGATCTGTGCAAGCAGCTCAGCGGCCGGATCATCAACATCCACCACTCGTTCCTGCCGAGCTTCAAGGGCGCCAAGCCGTACCACCAGGCGCACGCCCGCGGGGTGAAGCTCATCGGTGCGACGGCGCACTACGTCACGGCCGACCTCGACGAGGGGCCGATCATCGAGCAGGAGGTCGAGCGGGTGGGCCACGGCGTCACGCCGGACCAGCTGGTCGCCATCGGGCGCGATGTGGAGTGCCAGGCCCTGGCGCGCGCGGTGAAGTGGCACGCGGAGCGGCGCATCCTGCTGAACGGCCGCCGTACGGTGATCTTCGCCTAG
- a CDS encoding ABC transporter ATP-binding protein: MPDRTDSDNADRAVRPGVRAETPAVRVEGLWKRFGEHTAVAGIDLVLPAGKFIGLVGPNGAGKTTTLSMVTGLLRPDLGRIEIGGRDVWRDPVEVKSRIGVLPEGLRLFERLSGRELLAYTGRLRGLPGEEVDSRATQLLDVLDLAGAQHKLVIDYSTGMRKKIGLAAALLHNPEVLFLDEPFEGVDPVSAQTIRGVLERYTRSGATVVFSSHVMELVESLCDWVAVMAAGTIRAQGTLAEVRGDASSLQNAFLELVGAGDRDDSAALDWLGGAR; encoded by the coding sequence ATGCCGGACCGGACAGACAGCGACAACGCCGACCGGGCCGTCAGGCCCGGCGTACGGGCGGAAACGCCCGCGGTACGGGTGGAAGGGCTGTGGAAACGGTTCGGCGAACACACCGCGGTCGCCGGGATCGATCTGGTGCTGCCCGCGGGCAAGTTCATCGGGCTGGTGGGTCCCAACGGCGCCGGCAAGACCACCACCCTGTCCATGGTCACCGGTCTGCTCCGCCCGGACCTGGGCCGGATCGAGATCGGCGGCCGTGACGTCTGGCGCGACCCGGTCGAGGTGAAGTCCCGCATCGGCGTCCTGCCCGAGGGGCTGCGGCTCTTCGAACGTCTCTCGGGGCGTGAACTCCTCGCCTACACCGGCCGGTTGCGCGGTCTGCCCGGCGAGGAGGTGGACAGCAGGGCCACTCAGCTGCTGGACGTCCTGGACCTGGCGGGCGCCCAGCACAAACTGGTCATCGACTACTCGACGGGCATGCGCAAGAAGATCGGGCTCGCCGCCGCACTGCTGCACAACCCCGAAGTGCTGTTCCTGGACGAGCCGTTCGAAGGCGTCGACCCGGTGTCGGCGCAGACCATCCGCGGGGTGCTGGAGCGCTACACCCGCTCGGGGGCCACCGTCGTCTTCTCCAGCCATGTGATGGAACTCGTCGAGTCGCTCTGCGACTGGGTGGCCGTCATGGCGGCGGGCACCATCCGCGCCCAGGGCACCCTCGCCGAGGTCCGCGGCGACGCGTCCTCGCTGCAGAACGCCTTCCTGGAACTCGTCGGCGCGGGCGACCGCGACGACAGCGCCGCCCTCGACTGGCTCGGCGGTGCCCGATGA
- a CDS encoding bifunctional DNA primase/polymerase: MEAAQIPQQRAEQLLDAAVRYAEERHWDVCPGTWLEPAGGTERCSCGEAACAAPGAHPTRADWAGRATGSGAAARRMWSQHPRSSILLPTGRAFDAIDVPESAGFLALARMERMSLPLGPVTRTPDRRMQFFVLPGAAAKADALVRRIGWDAGAIGLRGLGEGHYLAAPPTRVGGTGVVQWARSPSTANRWLPEVDELISPLAYACGREAADARGRLS, translated from the coding sequence ATGGAAGCCGCACAGATCCCCCAGCAGCGAGCCGAGCAGCTGCTCGACGCCGCGGTGCGGTACGCGGAGGAGCGGCACTGGGACGTGTGCCCGGGCACCTGGCTGGAGCCGGCCGGCGGCACGGAACGGTGCTCGTGCGGCGAGGCGGCCTGCGCGGCGCCCGGCGCCCACCCGACCCGGGCCGACTGGGCGGGCCGGGCCACCGGCAGCGGTGCGGCGGCCCGCCGGATGTGGTCCCAGCACCCCCGTTCCTCGATCCTGCTGCCGACCGGACGCGCCTTCGACGCGATCGACGTACCGGAGTCGGCGGGCTTCCTGGCGCTGGCCCGGATGGAGCGGATGAGCCTGCCGCTCGGCCCGGTCACCCGCACCCCCGACCGCCGGATGCAGTTCTTCGTCCTGCCGGGCGCCGCCGCCAAGGCCGACGCCCTTGTCCGGAGGATCGGCTGGGACGCGGGGGCCATCGGTCTGCGCGGACTGGGCGAGGGCCACTACCTCGCCGCCCCGCCGACCCGTGTCGGCGGCACCGGGGTGGTGCAGTGGGCCCGCAGTCCTTCCACCGCCAACCGCTGGCTGCCCGAGGTGGACGAGCTCATCAGCCCGCTCGCGTACGCCTGCGGGCGCGAAGCCGCCGACGCGCGGGGGCGCCTTTCGTAG